From a single Arachis hypogaea cultivar Tifrunner chromosome 3, arahy.Tifrunner.gnm2.J5K5, whole genome shotgun sequence genomic region:
- the LOC140183786 gene encoding uncharacterized protein, with amino-acid sequence MFTTSEYVLEDVLGLGAAEKSPSGNSTSSSEDEKNRERGFHLESPKREEHDKESWKDGFDFSGLDESHMAELLRNPPLEELLKSNNLYLLLIKNNIINADEDLIIKTKDLIIKTKEKLFYGVPFIEVKEQDCPPILEDILDVSKVACPTILLLRGSQLVSHYPYYSTTATQLSFSVSPYIEADIRDLMP; translated from the exons ATG TTTACAACAAGTGAATATGTCTTGGAGGACGTTCTGGGATTAGGTGCTGCTGAGAAGTCACCTAGTGGTAACAGCACATCATCTTCCGAGGATGAAAAAAACAGAGAGCGTGGATTCCATTTGGAATCTCCGAAAAGAGAAGAACACGACAAAGAAAGTTGGAAGGATGGATTTGATTTCTCGGGTTTGGATGAGTCCCACATGGCTGAGTTATTGAGGAATCCCCCATTAGAGGAACTACTGAAGTCAAACAATTTATATCTCCTTCTAATTAA aaataatattattaatgccGATGAGGATTTGATTATCAAGACTAAGGATTTGATTATCAAGACTAAGGAGAAGCTCTTTTACGGAGTTCCATTCATTGAAGTTAAAGAGCAGGATTGTCCTCCAATTTTGGAAGATATCTTGGATGTCTCCAAGGTTGCTTGTCCGACCATCCTCCTCCTCAGGGGATCGCAGTTGGTCAGCCATTATCCATATTATTCCACTACTGCAACTCAACTTTCCTTCTCTGTCTCCCCTTATATCGAGGCTGACATTCGGGATTTAATGCCTTGA
- the LOC112790467 gene encoding protein FAR1-RELATED SEQUENCE 5 isoform X2, which translates to MGSCSRVVEGTCQWNVRSRDDWVQRSGVGLDEQETLYDMGIEAEEYFRDYASKDDGRNKGFDSDEGVGPDDVLRMEFNTPDEAKSFYNNYSRLKGFSTRQGRKVTNTAGDIVRYTFVCNRQGYREKKWLQMANRKREHKIVTRCGCLAEMRIKRKDGSGKWYVSRFVDEHNHELASGKFVDYLRSHRRLSEVEIAQMTSLREVGISIPKIYESFAAQLGGFNLVTFTKQDMYNEVRRQRELQNGDVSAAIRYLEGVSRVDNRIFWRYKVGSENNLCDLFWSDGRSQFDYAIFGDVLAFDATYGRNKYNLPVVFSGVNHHNQTCVFGCAMVSCETQESYIWVLRQFLECMEGKAPKAVITDGDTSMRNAIRHVFPETHHRLCAWHLLRNATSNICDSQFTQLFRHCMLADMEVDEFEVQWEAMLDECGVREVEWVKDLYRKKTAWATAYIRGQFFAGIRTTSRCESLHAKLGRFVESRYGVLEFVTNFQRCIDFLRDNEDELEFRSWYGTPVLQTEFVELEKDGWTKYTREMFWRFREALKRPEKKWEVLRQNVGNKFSCTCLRMESFGLPYVHILAVLVRLDYTIIPNTLVLRRWSKTAKLHYGLNCTRNETQEQTTTYRSRLGAFAQLCTRLGRVACMSDEDFKYYSHKVLTDTICLEIKNGLRPPEDVGLTAEEQRVKDPISVRTKGTGRLSQASASTGKKRRKCSNCGRLGHRRTRCPNRAGQEGGQPCVGVNKRVRGTQVVQEDAPSNNPEAVSLGDL; encoded by the exons ATGGGGTCCTGCAGCCGTGTTGTAGAGGGAACGTGCCAGTGGAATGTGAGGAGCAGGGATGATTGGGTTCAACGCAGCGGTGTAGGTTTAGATGAGCAG GAAACATTATATGACATGGGAATTGAAGCAGAGGAATACTTTCGTGACTATGCAAGTAAGGATGATGGTCGTAACAAAGGGTTCGATTCGGATGAAGGAGTGGGGCCAGATGATGTCCTTCGAATGGAATTTAACACTCCAGATGAAGCCAAATCCTTTTATAATAACTATAGCCGATTAAAGGGATTTTCTACGAGGCAAGGGAGGAAGGTAACAAATACTGCAGGGGATATTGTGCGATACACATTTGTGTGCAATAGGCAAGGGTATCGGGAGAAGAAATGGCTACAGATGGCTAATCGAAAACGGGAGCACAAGATTGTGACTCGTTGTGGTTGCCTTGCCGAGATGAGGATAAAGAGAAAAGATGGGAGTGGCAAATGGTACGTGTCTCGGTTTGTGGATGAGCATAATCATGAACTCGCATCTGGCAAGTTCGTCGATTACTTGAGGTCGCACAGGCGGCTATCTGAAGTAGAGATTGCACAAATGACTAGCTTGAGGGAGGTTGGTATCAGCATTCCTAAAATATATGAATCCTTCGCGGCACAGCTTGGGGGTTTTAACCTTGTGACATTCACAAAGCAAGACATGTATAATGAGGTGAGGCGACAAAGAGAACTGCAAAATGGAGATGTAAGCGCTGCAATTCGATACTTGGAAGGTGTTTCCCGTGTAGACAACAGAATATTTTGGAGGTACAAGGTTGGGTCTGAAAACAATCTTTGTGACCTATTTTGGAGTGACGGGCGCAGTCAGTTCGACTATGCAATATTCGGAGATGTTCTAGCCTTCGATGCTACTTATGGCCGAAACAAGTACAATTTGCCTGTTGTGTTCTCGGGAGTTAACCACCACAACCAAACATGTGTCTTCGGATGTGCAATGGTCTCGTGTGAAACACAAGAGTCCTACATCTGGGTTTTGCGGCAGTTTTTGGAATGCATGGAAGGAAAGGCCCCTAAGGCAGTCATCACAGATGGAGATACCTCGATGCGAAATGCTATACGTCATGTATTTCCCGAAACCCATCACAGGCTATGTGCTTGGCATTTGCTTCGTAATGCGACTTCCAATATATGTGACTCACAATTCACCCAGCTATTTAGACACTGCATGCTTGCGGACATGGAGGTTGATGAGTTCGAGGTGCAATGGGAGGCAATGCTGGATGAGTGTGGGGTTCGTGAAGTCGAATGGGTGAAGGATTTGTACCGCAAAAAAACTGCATGGGCGACAGCATACATCAGAGGCCAATTTTTTGCTGGAATACGGACAACGTCCCGTTGTGAATCTCTACATGCCAAGCTGGGCAGGTTTGTGGAGAGTAGATACGGGGTCCTTGAATTTGTCACAAACTTCCAAAGATGCATTGATTTCTTGCGAGACAATGAGGACGAGCTTGAATTTCGTTCATGGTACGGAACTCCAGTCTTGCAAACTGAGTTTGTTGAGCTTGAGAAGGATGGGTGGACAAAGTATACACGGGAGATGTTTTGGCGATTTCGTGAAGCTCTTAAAAG GCCGGAAAAGAAGTGGGAGGTTTTGAGGCAAAATGTGGGTAACAAATTCAGCTGCACCTGCCTGAGAATGGAATCATTTGGACTGCCCTATGTCCACATACTAGCTGTGTTGGTGCGCTTGGATTATACTATCATTCCCAATACGCTTGTGCTCCGCAGATGGTCGAAGACAGCAAAGTTGCACTATGGCTTAAATTGCACTAGAAATGAAACACAGGAGCAAACAACAACGTATAGGTCCCGGTTGGGAGCTTTTGCTCAGCTATGCACACGACTTGGCCGGGTTGCATGCATGAGCGATGAGGACTTTAAGTACTACTCACATAAGGTACTAACTGACACTATCTGCCTGGAAATTAAGAATGGCCTCAGGCCCCCGGAAGACGTAGGACTAACGGCGGAGGAACAACGAGTGAAGGACCCCATCAGCGTGAGAACAAAGGGTACTGGTCGACTCAGCCAGGCATCTGCATCGACCGGGAAAAAACGACGCAAGTGCAGCAACTGTGGCCGACTCGGTCATCGAAGGACCCGTTGTCCAAATCGTGCAGGTCAGGAGGGTGGCCAACCGTGTGTGGGCGTGAATAAGAGAGTTCGAGGTACCCAG GTGGTGCAGGAGGATGCTCCTTCCAACAACCCGGAGGCTGTGTCACTTGGCGACCTTTGA
- the LOC112790467 gene encoding protein FAR1-RELATED SEQUENCE 5 isoform X1 translates to MGSCSRVVEGTCQWNVRSRDDWVQRSGVGLDEQETLYDMGIEAEEYFRDYASKDDGRNKGFDSDEGVGPDDVLRMEFNTPDEAKSFYNNYSRLKGFSTRQGRKVTNTAGDIVRYTFVCNRQGYREKKWLQMANRKREHKIVTRCGCLAEMRIKRKDGSGKWYVSRFVDEHNHELASGKFVDYLRSHRRLSEVEIAQMTSLREVGISIPKIYESFAAQLGGFNLVTFTKQDMYNEVRRQRELQNGDVSAAIRYLEGVSRVDNRIFWRYKVGSENNLCDLFWSDGRSQFDYAIFGDVLAFDATYGRNKYNLPVVFSGVNHHNQTCVFGCAMVSCETQESYIWVLRQFLECMEGKAPKAVITDGDTSMRNAIRHVFPETHHRLCAWHLLRNATSNICDSQFTQLFRHCMLADMEVDEFEVQWEAMLDECGVREVEWVKDLYRKKTAWATAYIRGQFFAGIRTTSRCESLHAKLGRFVESRYGVLEFVTNFQRCIDFLRDNEDELEFRSWYGTPVLQTEFVELEKDGWTKYTREMFWRFREALKRCVRIHICGCNKNAEGEVYVVQKYRRPEKKWEVLRQNVGNKFSCTCLRMESFGLPYVHILAVLVRLDYTIIPNTLVLRRWSKTAKLHYGLNCTRNETQEQTTTYRSRLGAFAQLCTRLGRVACMSDEDFKYYSHKVLTDTICLEIKNGLRPPEDVGLTAEEQRVKDPISVRTKGTGRLSQASASTGKKRRKCSNCGRLGHRRTRCPNRAGQEGGQPCVGVNKRVRGTQVVQEDAPSNNPEAVSLGDL, encoded by the exons ATGGGGTCCTGCAGCCGTGTTGTAGAGGGAACGTGCCAGTGGAATGTGAGGAGCAGGGATGATTGGGTTCAACGCAGCGGTGTAGGTTTAGATGAGCAG GAAACATTATATGACATGGGAATTGAAGCAGAGGAATACTTTCGTGACTATGCAAGTAAGGATGATGGTCGTAACAAAGGGTTCGATTCGGATGAAGGAGTGGGGCCAGATGATGTCCTTCGAATGGAATTTAACACTCCAGATGAAGCCAAATCCTTTTATAATAACTATAGCCGATTAAAGGGATTTTCTACGAGGCAAGGGAGGAAGGTAACAAATACTGCAGGGGATATTGTGCGATACACATTTGTGTGCAATAGGCAAGGGTATCGGGAGAAGAAATGGCTACAGATGGCTAATCGAAAACGGGAGCACAAGATTGTGACTCGTTGTGGTTGCCTTGCCGAGATGAGGATAAAGAGAAAAGATGGGAGTGGCAAATGGTACGTGTCTCGGTTTGTGGATGAGCATAATCATGAACTCGCATCTGGCAAGTTCGTCGATTACTTGAGGTCGCACAGGCGGCTATCTGAAGTAGAGATTGCACAAATGACTAGCTTGAGGGAGGTTGGTATCAGCATTCCTAAAATATATGAATCCTTCGCGGCACAGCTTGGGGGTTTTAACCTTGTGACATTCACAAAGCAAGACATGTATAATGAGGTGAGGCGACAAAGAGAACTGCAAAATGGAGATGTAAGCGCTGCAATTCGATACTTGGAAGGTGTTTCCCGTGTAGACAACAGAATATTTTGGAGGTACAAGGTTGGGTCTGAAAACAATCTTTGTGACCTATTTTGGAGTGACGGGCGCAGTCAGTTCGACTATGCAATATTCGGAGATGTTCTAGCCTTCGATGCTACTTATGGCCGAAACAAGTACAATTTGCCTGTTGTGTTCTCGGGAGTTAACCACCACAACCAAACATGTGTCTTCGGATGTGCAATGGTCTCGTGTGAAACACAAGAGTCCTACATCTGGGTTTTGCGGCAGTTTTTGGAATGCATGGAAGGAAAGGCCCCTAAGGCAGTCATCACAGATGGAGATACCTCGATGCGAAATGCTATACGTCATGTATTTCCCGAAACCCATCACAGGCTATGTGCTTGGCATTTGCTTCGTAATGCGACTTCCAATATATGTGACTCACAATTCACCCAGCTATTTAGACACTGCATGCTTGCGGACATGGAGGTTGATGAGTTCGAGGTGCAATGGGAGGCAATGCTGGATGAGTGTGGGGTTCGTGAAGTCGAATGGGTGAAGGATTTGTACCGCAAAAAAACTGCATGGGCGACAGCATACATCAGAGGCCAATTTTTTGCTGGAATACGGACAACGTCCCGTTGTGAATCTCTACATGCCAAGCTGGGCAGGTTTGTGGAGAGTAGATACGGGGTCCTTGAATTTGTCACAAACTTCCAAAGATGCATTGATTTCTTGCGAGACAATGAGGACGAGCTTGAATTTCGTTCATGGTACGGAACTCCAGTCTTGCAAACTGAGTTTGTTGAGCTTGAGAAGGATGGGTGGACAAAGTATACACGGGAGATGTTTTGGCGATTTCGTGAAGCTCTTAAAAGGTGCGTTCGAATTCACATATGTGGATGCAATAAAAATGCTGAGGGTGAAGTATATGTTGTTCAAAAATATCGCAGGCCGGAAAAGAAGTGGGAGGTTTTGAGGCAAAATGTGGGTAACAAATTCAGCTGCACCTGCCTGAGAATGGAATCATTTGGACTGCCCTATGTCCACATACTAGCTGTGTTGGTGCGCTTGGATTATACTATCATTCCCAATACGCTTGTGCTCCGCAGATGGTCGAAGACAGCAAAGTTGCACTATGGCTTAAATTGCACTAGAAATGAAACACAGGAGCAAACAACAACGTATAGGTCCCGGTTGGGAGCTTTTGCTCAGCTATGCACACGACTTGGCCGGGTTGCATGCATGAGCGATGAGGACTTTAAGTACTACTCACATAAGGTACTAACTGACACTATCTGCCTGGAAATTAAGAATGGCCTCAGGCCCCCGGAAGACGTAGGACTAACGGCGGAGGAACAACGAGTGAAGGACCCCATCAGCGTGAGAACAAAGGGTACTGGTCGACTCAGCCAGGCATCTGCATCGACCGGGAAAAAACGACGCAAGTGCAGCAACTGTGGCCGACTCGGTCATCGAAGGACCCGTTGTCCAAATCGTGCAGGTCAGGAGGGTGGCCAACCGTGTGTGGGCGTGAATAAGAGAGTTCGAGGTACCCAG GTGGTGCAGGAGGATGCTCCTTCCAACAACCCGGAGGCTGTGTCACTTGGCGACCTTTGA
- the LOC112790469 gene encoding uncharacterized protein isoform X2 yields MSLAMGDEQVVPNDSQLSEEGNRRVLSTQCPTKAQSATDVGNINVNPELPLDAQPLEEVTTTTEGQQGRADIISDVLRSILDAVERIDARSVTLEANLVELQRLLKVRNSSGVTPLIVTTGTTTVTTSARNNHSVGIRHPGPDTGTTTTTRCQGNQKIHTYTHLINAANKGKGIIESNSGYMCDVIIPNSPGYDDDVVIDENLSTPAPVVGGRQMGLQTGSMMHWETGTPKLSLGGNTTRRCPDQWSTDKAFNDLPGFQQLDCTSVVCELFSHSPTPMPPPKIPKVEQAGPISEHHKPPISTVDDANEILPELAGKSVAPLRQGGSGVRHPGLISRLDSPIYLIPLSYEMVFDPTADMDLTYDEYRIAAYLYGKTEDLNEVVFKFYELEVARGMFHSLIPKFVPHSDIVNIVVLFASLRASRETPIRFWFLPSPFAVDVLQLRPIDMIVKKYLCCWMPATTKLEKVIIPICEPSHSWYIMVVHVKQGKVYALDITKTKETMERRERNMRTIMITLSQIFKQEQNLSSFTEISSDPTTWGPINYPKGVPNLPNSNDSAVWCLYWLLNDGLLDPRRLGVMMNGKVRMKTATTIILSDWNQKKQVVDEEAEKLWRTLMRAHD; encoded by the exons ATGTCGTTAGCCATGGGGGATGAGCAAGTTGTGCCGAATGATTCTCAACTATCAGAAGAAGGAAATCG GCGGGTTCTCTCGACTCAGTGCCCTACCAAGGCACAATCAGCCACTGACGTTGGAAACATCAACGTCAACCCAGAGTTGCCACTCGACGCG CAGCCACTTGAGGAAGTTACGACGACAACTGAGGGTCAACAGGGCCGAGCCGACATTATCTCCGACGTTCTCCGAAGCATCCTGGATGCAGTTGAG AGGATCGATGCTAGATCAGTTACTCTGGAAGCAAACCTGGTTGAACTTCAGCGTTTGCTCAAAGTCCGGAACTCAAGCGGTGTGACCCCCTTGATTGTTACTACAGGAACTACCACCGTGACAACATCTGCGAGAAACAATCACAGCGTTGGGATACGACATCCCGGCCCAGACACGGGAACCACTACCACCACAAGATGTCAAGGGAATCAGAAGATCCACACCTACACCCACCTGATCAATGCAGCCAACAAAGGGAAGGGTATTATAGAAAGCAATTCCGGGTACATGTGCGATGTCATAATCCCCAACTCCCCTGGTTACGATGATGACGTTGTCATCGACGAGAACCTATCTACCCCAGCTCCAGTTGTTGGCGGGCGGCAGATGGGACTGCAAACTGGGTCTATGATGCATTGGGAAACTGGCACACCTAAGCTGAGCCTTGGCGGGAACACTACGCGCCGCTGTCCAGATCAGTGGTCAACTGATAAG GCCTTTAATGACCTCCCTGGTTTTCAACAACTTGACTGCACAAGTGTCGTGTGTGAGTTATTCTCGCATTCACCTACACCGATGCCTCCACCCAAGATACCTAAGGTGGAGCAAGCAGGCCCCATCTCAGAACATCACAAACCGCCGATATCCACGGTTGATGATGCAAACGAGATCCTACCTGAGTTGGCGGGAAAGTCAGTAGCTCCGCTGAGGCAGGGTGGGAGCGGGGTCAGGCACCCTGGACTGATTTCACGGCTTGACTCACCTATCTATCTCATACCCCTG AGCTATGAGATGGTTTTCGATCCAACTGCGGATATGGATCTCACCTACGATGAGTACCGCATCGCTGCGTATCTTTACGGCAAGACAGAAGACCTTAA TGAGGTAGTCTTCAAATTTTATGAGTTGGAGGTCGCCAGGGGCATGTTCCACTCTTTGATCCCAAAATTTGTTCCCCATTCTGAT ATTGTGAACATTGTTGTCCTGTTTGCTTCTCTAAGAGCATCAAGAGAAACTCCCATTCGTTTTTGGTTCCTCCCAAGTCCCTTCGCTGTTGATGTCCTTCAGCTGAGGCCCATCGACATGATAGTCAAAAAATACCTGTGTTGCTGGATGCCTGCCACAACTAAACTGGAGAAG GTTATTATTCCCATATGTGAACCCAGTCATTCATGGTATATTATGGTAGTCCACGTCAAACAAGGCAAGGTTTACGCTCTTGATATCACCAAGACTAAAGAAACCATGGAACGTAGAGAGCGCAACATGCGTACAATC ATGATAACTTTGTCACAAATTTTCAAGCAAGAGCAGAATCTTAGCAGTTTCACAGAGATCTCTTCTGATCCTACAACTTGGGGACCCATCAATTATCCCAAAGGAGTACCCAACCTACCAAACAG CAACGATTCCGCTGTGTGGTGCCTTTACTGGCTGCTGAATGATGGGTTACTTGACCCTAGGAGGCTTGGTGTCATGATGAACGGAAAGGTGAGAATGAAAACTGCAACAACTATCATCTTGTCTGACTGGAACCAGAAGAAGCAGGTTGTGGATGAGGAGGCAGAGAAGCTGTGGCGCACCCTCATGCGCGCTCATGACTAG
- the LOC112790469 gene encoding uncharacterized protein isoform X1: MSLAMGDEQVVPNDSQLSEEGNRRVLSTQCPTKAQSATDVGNINVNPELPLDAQPLEEVTTTTEGQQGRADIISDVLRSILDAVERIDARSVTLEANLVELQRLLKVRNSSGVTPLIVTTGTTTVTTSARNNHSVGIRHPGPDTGTTTTTRCQGNQKIHTYTHLINAANKGKGIIESNSGYMCDVIIPNSPGYDDDVVIDENLSTPAPVVGGRQMGLQTGSMMHWETGTPKLSLGGNTTRRCPDQWSTDKILQAFNDLPGFQQLDCTSVVCELFSHSPTPMPPPKIPKVEQAGPISEHHKPPISTVDDANEILPELAGKSVAPLRQGGSGVRHPGLISRLDSPIYLIPLSYEMVFDPTADMDLTYDEYRIAAYLYGKTEDLNEVVFKFYELEVARGMFHSLIPKFVPHSDIVNIVVLFASLRASRETPIRFWFLPSPFAVDVLQLRPIDMIVKKYLCCWMPATTKLEKVIIPICEPSHSWYIMVVHVKQGKVYALDITKTKETMERRERNMRTIMITLSQIFKQEQNLSSFTEISSDPTTWGPINYPKGVPNLPNSNDSAVWCLYWLLNDGLLDPRRLGVMMNGKVRMKTATTIILSDWNQKKQVVDEEAEKLWRTLMRAHD; the protein is encoded by the exons ATGTCGTTAGCCATGGGGGATGAGCAAGTTGTGCCGAATGATTCTCAACTATCAGAAGAAGGAAATCG GCGGGTTCTCTCGACTCAGTGCCCTACCAAGGCACAATCAGCCACTGACGTTGGAAACATCAACGTCAACCCAGAGTTGCCACTCGACGCG CAGCCACTTGAGGAAGTTACGACGACAACTGAGGGTCAACAGGGCCGAGCCGACATTATCTCCGACGTTCTCCGAAGCATCCTGGATGCAGTTGAG AGGATCGATGCTAGATCAGTTACTCTGGAAGCAAACCTGGTTGAACTTCAGCGTTTGCTCAAAGTCCGGAACTCAAGCGGTGTGACCCCCTTGATTGTTACTACAGGAACTACCACCGTGACAACATCTGCGAGAAACAATCACAGCGTTGGGATACGACATCCCGGCCCAGACACGGGAACCACTACCACCACAAGATGTCAAGGGAATCAGAAGATCCACACCTACACCCACCTGATCAATGCAGCCAACAAAGGGAAGGGTATTATAGAAAGCAATTCCGGGTACATGTGCGATGTCATAATCCCCAACTCCCCTGGTTACGATGATGACGTTGTCATCGACGAGAACCTATCTACCCCAGCTCCAGTTGTTGGCGGGCGGCAGATGGGACTGCAAACTGGGTCTATGATGCATTGGGAAACTGGCACACCTAAGCTGAGCCTTGGCGGGAACACTACGCGCCGCTGTCCAGATCAGTGGTCAACTGATAAG ATCTTGCAGGCCTTTAATGACCTCCCTGGTTTTCAACAACTTGACTGCACAAGTGTCGTGTGTGAGTTATTCTCGCATTCACCTACACCGATGCCTCCACCCAAGATACCTAAGGTGGAGCAAGCAGGCCCCATCTCAGAACATCACAAACCGCCGATATCCACGGTTGATGATGCAAACGAGATCCTACCTGAGTTGGCGGGAAAGTCAGTAGCTCCGCTGAGGCAGGGTGGGAGCGGGGTCAGGCACCCTGGACTGATTTCACGGCTTGACTCACCTATCTATCTCATACCCCTG AGCTATGAGATGGTTTTCGATCCAACTGCGGATATGGATCTCACCTACGATGAGTACCGCATCGCTGCGTATCTTTACGGCAAGACAGAAGACCTTAA TGAGGTAGTCTTCAAATTTTATGAGTTGGAGGTCGCCAGGGGCATGTTCCACTCTTTGATCCCAAAATTTGTTCCCCATTCTGAT ATTGTGAACATTGTTGTCCTGTTTGCTTCTCTAAGAGCATCAAGAGAAACTCCCATTCGTTTTTGGTTCCTCCCAAGTCCCTTCGCTGTTGATGTCCTTCAGCTGAGGCCCATCGACATGATAGTCAAAAAATACCTGTGTTGCTGGATGCCTGCCACAACTAAACTGGAGAAG GTTATTATTCCCATATGTGAACCCAGTCATTCATGGTATATTATGGTAGTCCACGTCAAACAAGGCAAGGTTTACGCTCTTGATATCACCAAGACTAAAGAAACCATGGAACGTAGAGAGCGCAACATGCGTACAATC ATGATAACTTTGTCACAAATTTTCAAGCAAGAGCAGAATCTTAGCAGTTTCACAGAGATCTCTTCTGATCCTACAACTTGGGGACCCATCAATTATCCCAAAGGAGTACCCAACCTACCAAACAG CAACGATTCCGCTGTGTGGTGCCTTTACTGGCTGCTGAATGATGGGTTACTTGACCCTAGGAGGCTTGGTGTCATGATGAACGGAAAGGTGAGAATGAAAACTGCAACAACTATCATCTTGTCTGACTGGAACCAGAAGAAGCAGGTTGTGGATGAGGAGGCAGAGAAGCTGTGGCGCACCCTCATGCGCGCTCATGACTAG